The Pseudomonas sp. TH06 genome has a window encoding:
- a CDS encoding type II toxin-antitoxin system MqsA family antitoxin — MNTKQCFSCGAPEGMRHFEGRAETMSVKGMERRLDDLSGWECQACGEVIFDPDSALRYSNASDELVIAGRQMIGNEMKRIRRKLHLSQKEAVLLLSGGGHNAFSRYERGDSLPPKALIVLMRLLDRHPHLLTDARALAEGADLRGFKDNVHREHETLTVS; from the coding sequence ATGAACACTAAACAATGCTTCAGTTGCGGAGCACCTGAAGGAATGCGGCACTTCGAAGGTCGTGCTGAAACCATGAGCGTCAAAGGCATGGAGCGCCGTCTTGATGATTTGTCTGGATGGGAGTGTCAGGCATGCGGGGAAGTCATATTCGACCCCGATAGCGCATTACGCTACTCGAATGCGAGTGACGAACTCGTCATTGCCGGCCGACAGATGATCGGTAACGAGATGAAGCGCATCCGCCGCAAGCTGCATCTGTCACAGAAGGAAGCGGTGCTGTTGTTGTCGGGTGGCGGGCACAATGCGTTTTCACGATATGAACGCGGCGACTCGCTTCCACCGAAAGCCCTGATAGTGCTGATGCGCCTGCTTGATCGTCACCCCCATCTACTCACCGATGCGCGCGCCTTGGCTGAAGGGGCAGATTTGAGAGGATTCAAGGATAACGTTCACAGAGAACACGAAACGCTCACCGTGTCTTGA
- a CDS encoding amino acid ABC transporter permease — translation MQKSIGAPKQRLSLSDPRVRAWLFQIITVVAVVSLGWYLFDNTQTNLQHRGITSGFGFLERSAGFGIAQHLIDYTEADSYARVFVIGLLNTLLVTVIGVILATILGFIIGVARLSQNWIISKLATVYVEVFRNIPPLLQILFWYFAVFLTMPGPRNSHNFGDIFFVSSRGLNMPAALAADGFWAFFGSVVVAIIATVLMCRWANKRFEETGVPFHKFWTGLAIMLLIPTLCALIFGAPLHWEMPKLQGFNFVGGWVLIPELLALTLALTVYTAAFIAEIVRSGIKSVSHGQTEAARSLGLRNGPTLRKVIIPQALRVIIPPLTSQYLNLAKNSSLAAGIGYPEMVSLFAGTVLNQTGQAIEVIAITMSVYLAISISISLLMNWYNKRIALIER, via the coding sequence ATGCAAAAATCAATCGGCGCACCAAAGCAGAGGCTCAGCCTCAGCGATCCACGAGTGCGTGCGTGGCTATTCCAGATCATCACCGTTGTCGCGGTGGTCTCGCTGGGCTGGTACTTGTTCGACAACACGCAAACCAACCTTCAGCACCGGGGCATTACTTCCGGTTTCGGCTTTCTGGAGCGCAGTGCCGGGTTCGGCATCGCTCAACACCTGATCGACTACACCGAAGCGGACAGCTATGCCCGCGTCTTTGTCATCGGTCTGCTCAATACGCTGTTGGTGACAGTGATCGGCGTGATTCTGGCGACGATTCTCGGCTTCATCATCGGCGTGGCGCGGCTGTCGCAGAACTGGATCATCAGCAAACTGGCGACGGTGTACGTGGAAGTCTTCCGCAACATTCCACCGCTGCTGCAAATCCTGTTCTGGTACTTCGCGGTGTTCCTGACCATGCCGGGGCCGCGCAACAGCCATAACTTCGGCGACATCTTCTTTGTCAGCAGCCGAGGCCTGAACATGCCGGCGGCGCTGGCGGCTGATGGCTTCTGGGCTTTTTTCGGCAGCGTCGTGGTGGCGATCATCGCTACCGTGCTGATGTGTCGCTGGGCCAACAAGCGTTTTGAAGAAACCGGCGTACCGTTCCACAAGTTCTGGACCGGGCTGGCGATCATGCTGCTGATCCCGACCTTGTGTGCACTGATCTTCGGCGCACCGCTGCATTGGGAAATGCCCAAGTTGCAGGGCTTCAATTTCGTCGGCGGTTGGGTGCTGATCCCGGAACTGCTCGCGTTGACCCTGGCCCTGACTGTTTACACGGCAGCGTTTATCGCCGAAATCGTCCGTTCGGGGATCAAGTCGGTCAGCCACGGCCAGACCGAAGCGGCCCGTTCCCTCGGCCTGCGCAACGGCCCGACCCTGCGCAAGGTGATCATCCCGCAAGCCCTGCGCGTGATCATTCCGCCGCTGACCAGCCAATACCTCAACCTGGCGAAAAACTCCTCGCTGGCGGCCGGTATCGGTTACCCGGAAATGGTGTCGTTGTTCGCCGGTACGGTGCTCAACCAGACCGGTCAGGCGATCGAGGTGATTGCCATCACCATGAGCGTGTACCTGGCGATCAGTATCAGCATTTCCCTGCTGATGAACTGGTACAACAAGCGCATTGCGCTGATCGAGCGGTAA
- a CDS encoding amino acid ABC transporter ATP-binding protein, translated as MSEAIKKPVGPEGIIQMQGVNKWYGQFHVLKDINLNVKQGERIVLCGPSGSGKSTTIRCLNRLEEHQQGRIVVDGVELTNDLKQIEAIRREVGMVFQHFNLFPHLTILQNCTLAPMWVRKMPKRKAEEIAMHYLERVRIPEQAHKFPGQLSGGQQQRVAIARALCMKPKIMLFDEPTSALDPEMVKEVLDTMIGLAEDGMTMLCVTHEMGFARTVANRVIFMDKGEIVEQAAPNDFFDNPQNERTKLFLSQILH; from the coding sequence ATGAGCGAAGCAATCAAAAAGCCAGTGGGCCCTGAAGGCATTATTCAGATGCAGGGCGTCAACAAGTGGTACGGCCAGTTCCACGTACTGAAAGACATCAACCTCAACGTCAAACAGGGCGAGCGTATCGTTCTGTGCGGCCCGTCGGGCTCCGGCAAGTCGACCACCATTCGTTGCCTCAATCGTCTGGAGGAACACCAGCAGGGCCGCATCGTCGTCGATGGCGTGGAACTGACCAACGACCTCAAGCAGATCGAAGCGATCCGCCGCGAAGTCGGCATGGTGTTCCAGCACTTCAACCTGTTCCCGCACCTGACCATTTTGCAGAACTGCACCCTGGCGCCGATGTGGGTGCGCAAGATGCCCAAGCGCAAGGCCGAGGAAATCGCCATGCATTACCTGGAGCGCGTACGCATTCCGGAGCAGGCGCACAAATTCCCGGGGCAACTGTCCGGTGGCCAGCAGCAGCGCGTAGCGATTGCCCGCGCACTGTGCATGAAACCGAAAATCATGCTGTTCGACGAACCGACTTCAGCGCTCGATCCGGAAATGGTGAAGGAAGTGCTCGACACCATGATCGGTCTGGCTGAAGACGGCATGACCATGCTCTGCGTGACCCACGAAATGGGCTTTGCCCGCACCGTGGCGAACCGCGTGATCTTCATGGACAAAGGTGAAATCGTTGAGCAGGCGGCGCCGAATGACTTCTTCGACAATCCGCAGAATGAGCGGACGAAGTTGTTCCTGAGTCAGATTTTGCATTGA
- a CDS encoding amino acid ABC transporter substrate-binding protein, which yields MKMLKSTLAVVTAAAVLGVSGFAQAGATLDAVQKKGFVQCGVSDGLPGFSVPDATGKILGIDADVCRAVAAAVFGDATKVKFSQLNAKERFTALQSGEIDILSRNTTMTSSRDAGMGLKFPGFITYYDGIGFLVNNKLGVKSAKELDGATICIQAGTTTELNVSDYFRGNGLKYTPITFDTSDESAKSLESGRCDVLTSDKSQLFAQRSKLASPKDYVVLPETISKEPLGPVVRNGDDEWLAIIRWVGYAMLNAEEAGITSKNVEAEAKSTKNPDVARLLGGDGEYGKDLKLPKDWVVQIVKQVGNYGEVFEKNLGKSTPLEIDRGLNALWNAGGIQYAPPVR from the coding sequence ATGAAGATGTTGAAATCCACTCTGGCAGTCGTGACTGCAGCAGCAGTACTCGGCGTCAGCGGGTTCGCTCAGGCGGGTGCAACCCTGGATGCCGTACAGAAGAAAGGTTTCGTGCAGTGTGGCGTGAGCGACGGTCTGCCAGGCTTCTCGGTTCCGGACGCTACCGGCAAGATCCTCGGCATCGACGCTGACGTCTGCCGTGCCGTAGCCGCTGCCGTATTCGGCGACGCGACCAAGGTCAAGTTCAGTCAGTTGAACGCCAAGGAGCGCTTCACCGCGCTGCAATCCGGCGAGATCGACATTCTGTCGCGCAACACCACCATGACCAGCTCCCGTGACGCGGGCATGGGCCTGAAATTCCCGGGCTTCATTACCTACTATGACGGCATCGGCTTCCTGGTAAACAACAAGCTGGGCGTGAAGAGTGCCAAGGAGCTGGACGGTGCAACCATCTGCATCCAGGCCGGTACCACCACCGAACTGAACGTTTCCGACTACTTCCGCGGCAACGGTCTGAAATACACCCCGATCACTTTCGACACCTCCGATGAAAGCGCCAAGTCGCTGGAATCCGGTCGTTGCGACGTGCTGACCTCGGACAAATCGCAACTGTTCGCCCAGCGCAGCAAACTGGCTTCGCCAAAAGACTACGTGGTTCTGCCGGAAACCATTTCCAAAGAGCCTCTGGGTCCGGTCGTGCGTAACGGCGACGACGAGTGGCTGGCGATCATTCGCTGGGTTGGCTACGCCATGCTCAACGCTGAAGAAGCCGGCATCACCTCGAAAAACGTTGAAGCAGAAGCCAAGTCGACCAAGAACCCGGACGTTGCTCGTCTGCTCGGCGGTGACGGTGAATACGGCAAGGATCTGAAACTGCCGAAAGACTGGGTTGTACAGATCGTCAAGCAAGTCGGCAACTACGGTGAAGTGTTCGAGAAAAACCTCGGCAAGAGCACTCCGCTGGAAATCGACCGCGGCCTGAACGCGCTGTGGAACGCTGGCGGCATTCAATACGCACCACCAGTGCGCTAA
- a CDS encoding FAD-binding oxidoreductase yields MSQADFIIIGGGIAGASTGFWLSPHAKVIVLERESHPAYHSTGRSAALFTAAYGTPQVRALTLASRAFFDNPPTGFCEHPLLTPRGEMTVDFTGDAAELNNQYLSAKATVPEMQLLSADEACARMPILRREKVHGAIYDPSASDIDTDALHQGYLRGIRRNNGEVHTDCEVLGLSRDADGVWQVQTNGQTFSAPVIINAAGAWADKIGALAGARSLGLQPKRRAAFIFAGPEGVDTHHWPMLVSLDESFYMKPDAGMFLGSPANADPVEPHDVQPEELDIAMGIYQIEEATTLTIRRPTRTWAGLRSFVADGDLLSGFDPQVPGLFWVAAQGGYGIQTSPAMGQASAALVRGQPLPEQLSRFGLSSHMLSPSRLV; encoded by the coding sequence ATGAGCCAGGCAGATTTCATCATCATCGGCGGCGGGATTGCCGGCGCTTCCACCGGGTTCTGGCTGTCGCCGCACGCCAAAGTGATCGTGCTCGAACGTGAGTCGCACCCGGCCTATCACTCCACCGGCCGCTCCGCCGCGCTGTTCACTGCAGCGTACGGCACGCCGCAAGTACGAGCACTGACCTTGGCTAGCCGAGCGTTTTTCGACAATCCACCGACTGGCTTCTGCGAACACCCGCTGCTGACTCCGCGCGGCGAAATGACCGTGGATTTCACCGGGGACGCCGCCGAACTGAACAATCAATACCTCAGCGCCAAAGCCACAGTGCCGGAGATGCAGCTGCTAAGCGCCGATGAAGCCTGTGCCCGAATGCCGATCCTGCGCCGGGAGAAAGTCCACGGCGCGATCTACGACCCGAGCGCCAGCGACATCGACACCGATGCCCTGCATCAGGGCTACCTGCGTGGCATTCGTCGCAATAACGGCGAAGTCCATACCGATTGTGAAGTGCTCGGCTTGAGCCGCGACGCCGACGGCGTGTGGCAGGTGCAGACCAATGGCCAGACCTTCAGCGCGCCGGTGATCATCAACGCCGCTGGCGCCTGGGCCGACAAGATCGGTGCACTGGCCGGCGCCCGATCGCTGGGCCTGCAACCGAAACGCCGTGCCGCGTTCATCTTCGCCGGGCCCGAAGGCGTCGACACCCATCACTGGCCGATGCTGGTCAGCCTCGACGAATCGTTCTACATGAAGCCTGACGCCGGCATGTTCCTCGGCTCGCCGGCCAACGCCGACCCGGTCGAGCCCCACGACGTGCAGCCGGAAGAGCTGGACATCGCCATGGGCATTTACCAGATCGAGGAAGCCACCACGCTGACCATCCGCCGCCCGACCCGCACCTGGGCCGGTCTGCGCAGTTTCGTCGCCGACGGTGACTTGCTCAGCGGTTTTGATCCGCAAGTACCAGGACTATTCTGGGTCGCGGCGCAGGGCGGTTATGGTATTCAGACTTCACCGGCGATGGGCCAGGCCAGTGCGGCGCTGGTGCGCGGCCAGCCGTTGCCCGAACAACTAAGCCGGTTTGGTTTGAGCAGCCACATGCTCTCCCCCAGCCGCCTCGTCTGA
- the rhlB gene encoding ATP-dependent RNA helicase RhlB — MTVLKALKKMFGKSEAEQLAPVPSAPSHAPGHRNDARQADRPATVAAPKQEEKPAAVATPTAAPVAESASSEAPKPARPRREPKPKAAVIPWKLEDFVVEPQEGKTRFHDFKLSPELMHAIQDLGFPYCTPIQAQVLGFTLAGKDAIGRAQTGTGKTAAFLISIITQLLQTPPPKERYMGEPRALIIAPTRELVVQIAKDAADLTKYTGLNVMTFVGGMDFDKQLKHLEARHCDILVATPGRLLDFNQRGDVHLDMVEVMVLDEADRMLDMGFIPQVRQIIRQTPPKSERQTLLFSATFTEDVMNLAKQWTTDPSIVEIEVTNVASENVEQHIYAVAGADKYKLLYNLVNDNGWERVMVFANRKDEVRRIEERLVRDGVNAAQLSGDVPQHKRIKTLEGFREGKIRVLVATDVAGRGIHIDGISHVINFTLPEVPDDYVHRIGRTGRAGADGVSISFAGEDDSYQLPSIEEKLGRKISCETPPTHLLRAVERKRPQ, encoded by the coding sequence ATGACCGTGCTCAAAGCACTCAAGAAGATGTTCGGTAAAAGCGAGGCTGAGCAGCTCGCGCCAGTTCCCAGTGCGCCGTCGCACGCCCCCGGCCATCGCAACGATGCCCGCCAGGCCGACCGCCCCGCTACCGTAGCGGCACCGAAACAAGAGGAAAAACCGGCCGCCGTCGCCACTCCAACGGCGGCTCCTGTTGCCGAAAGCGCGAGCAGCGAAGCGCCGAAACCGGCCAGACCGCGACGCGAACCGAAGCCCAAGGCTGCGGTTATCCCGTGGAAACTCGAAGACTTCGTCGTCGAGCCGCAGGAAGGCAAAACCCGCTTTCACGATTTCAAGCTCTCCCCGGAACTGATGCACGCCATCCAGGATCTGGGTTTCCCGTATTGCACGCCGATCCAGGCGCAGGTGCTGGGTTTCACCCTCGCCGGCAAAGACGCCATCGGTCGCGCGCAGACCGGCACCGGCAAGACCGCCGCGTTCCTGATCTCGATCATCACCCAACTCCTGCAAACGCCGCCGCCGAAAGAGCGCTACATGGGTGAACCCCGTGCGCTGATCATCGCGCCGACCCGTGAGCTGGTGGTGCAGATCGCCAAGGACGCCGCCGACCTGACCAAGTACACCGGCCTCAACGTGATGACGTTCGTCGGTGGCATGGATTTCGACAAGCAACTCAAGCACCTCGAAGCGCGCCACTGCGACATCCTCGTCGCGACCCCGGGCCGTCTGCTCGACTTCAACCAGCGCGGCGACGTGCACCTGGACATGGTCGAAGTGATGGTGCTGGACGAAGCCGACCGCATGCTCGACATGGGCTTCATCCCGCAAGTGCGGCAGATCATTCGTCAGACGCCACCGAAAAGCGAACGTCAGACGCTGCTGTTCTCTGCGACCTTCACCGAAGACGTGATGAACCTCGCCAAACAATGGACGACCGATCCGTCCATCGTCGAAATTGAAGTCACCAACGTCGCCAGCGAAAACGTCGAGCAACACATCTACGCCGTGGCCGGTGCCGACAAGTACAAACTGCTCTACAACCTGGTCAACGATAATGGCTGGGAGCGGGTAATGGTTTTCGCCAACCGCAAGGACGAAGTCCGCCGCATCGAAGAACGTCTGGTGCGCGATGGTGTGAATGCTGCGCAACTGTCCGGCGACGTGCCGCAACACAAGCGCATCAAGACCCTGGAAGGTTTCCGCGAAGGCAAGATCCGCGTGCTGGTCGCCACCGATGTTGCCGGTCGCGGCATCCACATCGACGGCATCAGCCATGTGATCAACTTCACCCTGCCGGAAGTCCCGGACGACTACGTGCACCGCATCGGCCGTACCGGTCGCGCCGGCGCCGATGGCGTGTCGATCAGCTTTGCCGGTGAAGACGACTCCTATCAGTTGCCGTCCATCGAAGAGAAGCTCGGTCGCAAGATCAGCTGTGAAACGCCGCCGACGCATCTGTTGCGTGCGGTTGAGCGCAAGCGCCCGCAATAA
- a CDS encoding PAS domain-containing protein, with protein MTAPEFDPALDNFRAIADAIATLFFPHAEVVLHDLRTQKVDYIANNLSKREIGDESSLEDMLSEDVSDRNIGPYEKLNWDGQKIRSLSTVLRDREGLPLAVLCINLNISLFENAKAALDLFLSPSKLIPQPDSLFRDDWQERINTFLHAWLRERQLSLNLLTRDHKRELVLALHAEGAFKGKSASNYVANVLNMGRATVYKHLKELKG; from the coding sequence ATGACCGCCCCCGAATTCGACCCGGCGCTGGATAACTTCCGCGCCATCGCCGATGCCATCGCCACACTGTTTTTCCCCCACGCTGAAGTGGTGCTGCACGACCTGCGTACGCAGAAGGTCGATTACATCGCCAACAACCTGTCCAAGCGCGAGATCGGCGACGAGTCGTCGCTGGAGGACATGCTCAGCGAGGATGTCAGCGACAGAAACATCGGCCCGTACGAAAAACTCAACTGGGACGGTCAGAAAATTCGCAGCCTGAGCACCGTGCTGCGCGACCGCGAAGGTCTGCCGCTGGCGGTGTTGTGCATCAATCTGAATATTTCGCTGTTCGAAAATGCCAAGGCTGCGCTGGATCTGTTTCTCTCACCGAGCAAACTGATTCCGCAGCCGGATTCACTGTTTCGCGATGACTGGCAGGAGCGCATCAACACGTTCCTGCACGCCTGGCTGCGCGAGCGGCAACTGAGCCTGAACCTGCTGACCCGCGATCACAAACGCGAACTGGTGCTGGCGCTGCACGCTGAGGGCGCGTTCAAGGGCAAGAGCGCCTCGAACTATGTGGCCAATGTGCTGAACATGGGGCGGGCGACGGTGTACAAGCATTTGAAGGAACTGAAAGGCTAG
- a CDS encoding ornithine cyclodeaminase family protein: MSSTPYVIDQIQARELLARIDVPQILRKLFRDLAAGHAVQPAQQLVEFPQGAGDFINYLGVLAEDGVYGVKTSPYIVREQGALVTAWTLLMSMQTGQPLLLCDAGELTTARTAATTAVAVDALAALNATRLAIIGSGKVAQAHLHYVKSLRDWQSISVYSPSLTEDRETQALLKAIAPDLTIAPSREAAVTDADVIMLCTSSAGPVIEPGALSKPALITSISTNAPRAHEVPPNSLNDMQVFCDYRLTTPGSAGEMLIAAEQHGWSKESIIGDLADLLSEKVQRPGYDRHVFFRSIGLGLEDIALANAVYHLTH; the protein is encoded by the coding sequence ATGTCCAGTACGCCCTACGTGATCGACCAAATCCAGGCCCGCGAGTTGTTGGCGCGCATCGACGTGCCGCAAATCCTGCGCAAGCTGTTCCGAGACCTTGCGGCCGGGCATGCTGTGCAGCCGGCGCAGCAACTGGTGGAATTCCCGCAGGGCGCCGGCGACTTCATTAATTATCTGGGTGTGCTGGCTGAAGACGGTGTGTATGGAGTGAAGACTTCGCCGTACATCGTTCGCGAGCAAGGTGCTCTGGTGACGGCGTGGACGCTGCTGATGTCGATGCAGACCGGGCAGCCGTTGTTGCTGTGTGATGCGGGTGAGCTGACCACCGCACGTACTGCTGCGACCACGGCTGTGGCGGTCGATGCCTTGGCTGCGTTGAACGCTACCCGACTGGCGATCATTGGTAGCGGCAAGGTTGCCCAAGCACATCTGCACTATGTGAAATCGCTGCGTGACTGGCAGAGCATCAGCGTGTATTCGCCATCGCTAACTGAAGACCGCGAGACTCAGGCACTGCTGAAAGCCATTGCGCCCGACCTGACAATTGCGCCCAGCCGCGAAGCCGCTGTCACTGATGCCGACGTGATCATGCTCTGCACCTCATCCGCAGGCCCGGTGATCGAACCCGGCGCCTTGAGCAAACCGGCGCTGATCACCTCGATCAGTACCAACGCTCCGCGTGCCCATGAAGTCCCACCGAACAGCCTCAACGACATGCAGGTGTTCTGCGACTATCGTCTGACCACGCCGGGGTCGGCGGGTGAGATGCTGATTGCCGCCGAGCAGCACGGCTGGAGCAAGGAGTCGATCATCGGCGACCTGGCGGATCTGCTCAGCGAGAAAGTGCAGCGCCCCGGTTACGACCGTCATGTGTTTTTCCGCTCAATCGGCCTGGGCCTGGAAGACATCGCCCTGGCCAATGCGGTTTATCACCTGACCCACTAA
- the moaE gene encoding molybdopterin synthase catalytic subunit MoaE: MAIRVQATPFDPGAEVNAMHAANVGVGAVVSFVGYVRDFNDGLDVAGMFLEHYPGMTEKALGKIAVEAEQRWPLLKLEVLHRIGALEPGEPIVFVGAASAHRQAAFDACAFVMDYLKTRAPFWKKENTSDGPRWVEGRDSDYAAADRWNK, encoded by the coding sequence ATGGCGATTCGTGTGCAGGCCACGCCGTTTGATCCGGGGGCTGAAGTCAACGCGATGCACGCGGCCAATGTCGGCGTCGGCGCGGTGGTGAGTTTTGTCGGCTACGTGCGCGACTTCAACGACGGGCTCGATGTCGCGGGGATGTTCCTCGAGCACTATCCGGGCATGACCGAGAAAGCGCTGGGCAAGATTGCCGTCGAGGCCGAACAGCGCTGGCCATTATTGAAACTGGAAGTGCTGCACCGCATCGGCGCGCTGGAGCCGGGCGAACCGATCGTGTTCGTCGGCGCCGCCAGCGCCCATCGCCAGGCGGCGTTCGACGCCTGCGCCTTTGTCATGGATTACCTGAAAACCCGCGCGCCGTTCTGGAAGAAAGAAAACACCAGCGACGGCCCGCGTTGGGTTGAAGGGCGCGACAGTGATTATGCCGCTGCGGATCGCTGGAACAAGTAA
- a CDS encoding ABC transporter substrate-binding protein encodes MKKLPLITGLALSLLASASVFAAEQTLRIGIEAAYPPFASKTDKGEIVGFDYDIGNALCAQMKVKCVWVEGEFDGLIPSLKVKKIDMALSSMTINEDRKKSVDFTHKYYFTSSRLVMKDGATVDDQYASLKGKNVGVQRATTTDRYATEVFEPKGINVKRYSNNEEIYMDLAAGRLDAIFADTIPLNDFLSMPRGQGYAFVGPELKDPKYVGEGAGIAVRKGNAELVSQLNGAIDGIRASGEYQKISEKYFKSDIYGD; translated from the coding sequence ATGAAGAAACTCCCCCTCATCACCGGTCTGGCCCTCAGCCTGTTGGCATCCGCCAGCGTGTTCGCCGCCGAGCAAACCCTGCGCATCGGCATCGAAGCCGCTTATCCACCTTTCGCCTCGAAAACCGACAAAGGCGAAATCGTCGGTTTCGACTACGACATCGGCAATGCCCTGTGCGCGCAGATGAAGGTCAAGTGTGTGTGGGTTGAAGGTGAGTTCGACGGTCTGATCCCTTCGCTGAAAGTGAAGAAAATCGACATGGCGCTGTCGTCGATGACCATCAACGAAGACCGCAAGAAATCGGTGGATTTCACCCACAAATACTATTTCACTTCATCGCGACTGGTGATGAAGGACGGCGCCACGGTCGATGACCAGTACGCCAGCCTCAAGGGCAAGAACGTCGGCGTGCAGCGCGCCACCACCACTGACCGTTATGCCACTGAGGTGTTTGAACCCAAGGGCATCAACGTCAAGCGCTACAGCAACAACGAAGAAATCTACATGGATCTGGCGGCGGGGCGGCTTGATGCAATCTTTGCCGACACCATTCCGCTGAATGATTTCCTGTCGATGCCGCGTGGCCAGGGGTATGCGTTTGTCGGGCCTGAGTTGAAGGACCCGAAATACGTGGGCGAGGGTGCGGGGATTGCGGTGCGCAAGGGCAACGCCGAGCTGGTCAGCCAGTTGAATGGCGCGATTGATGGCATTCGCGCGAGTGGCGAGTATCAGAAGATTTCCGAGAAGTATTTCAAGTCGGATATCTACGGCGACTGA
- a CDS encoding alpha/beta fold hydrolase — protein sequence MTEPLILQPVKPADACVIWLHGLGADRYDFLPVAEALQESLLSTRFVLPQAPTRPVTINGGYAMPSWYDIKAMSPARAIDRDELEASADRIIELIEEQRASGIDASRIFLAGFSQGGAVVFHTAFLKWQGPLGGVLALSTYAPTFSDELELSASQQRIPVLSLHGQFDNVVQNSMGRTAYEYLKAHGVTVTWQEYPMEHEVLPEEIRDIGVWLSERLR from the coding sequence ATGACCGAGCCCTTGATTCTTCAGCCTGTTAAGCCCGCAGACGCCTGCGTGATCTGGCTGCACGGCCTGGGTGCCGACCGCTACGACTTTCTGCCAGTGGCTGAAGCGTTGCAGGAAAGCCTGCTGAGCACGCGCTTCGTTCTGCCACAGGCGCCGACCCGCCCGGTCACCATTAATGGCGGATATGCCATGCCGAGCTGGTACGACATCAAGGCCATGAGCCCGGCCCGGGCGATTGACCGCGATGAGCTGGAAGCGTCCGCAGATCGCATCATTGAATTGATCGAAGAACAGCGCGCCAGCGGAATAGACGCCTCGCGGATTTTCCTCGCCGGTTTCTCCCAGGGTGGCGCCGTGGTTTTTCACACCGCATTTTTGAAATGGCAGGGACCGTTGGGTGGCGTACTGGCGCTGTCGACGTATGCGCCGACTTTCAGTGATGAACTGGAATTGTCCGCCAGCCAGCAGCGCATTCCGGTGTTGTCGTTGCACGGTCAGTTCGACAACGTGGTGCAGAACTCGATGGGGCGTACCGCCTACGAGTATCTGAAGGCCCATGGTGTCACCGTGACATGGCAGGAATACCCAATGGAGCACGAAGTGTTACCCGAAGAAATCCGCGACATCGGTGTCTGGTTGAGCGAACGCCTGCGCTGA
- a CDS encoding amino acid ABC transporter permease gives MSTHTFKPDMPPPAKVFGPMAWIRANMFSSWLNTLLTLFAFYLIYLVVPPILSWAILDANWVGTTRADCTKDGACWVFIQQRFGQFMYGYYPPELRWRVDLTVWLAVLGAAPLFISRVPHKAIYGLSFLVLYPIIAFILLHGGFGLTNVATSQWGGLMLTLVIATVGIAGALPLGIVLALGRRSNMPAIRVVCVTFIEFWRGVPLITVLFMSSVMLPLFLPEGMNFDKLLRALIGVILFQSAYVAEVVRGGLQAIPKGQYEAAAAMGLGYWRSMGLVILPQALKLVIPGIVNTFIALFKDTSLVIIIGLFDLLNSVKQAAADPKWLGMATEGYVFAALVFWIFCFGMSRYSMHLERKLDTGHKR, from the coding sequence ATGAGTACTCATACTTTCAAACCCGACATGCCGCCGCCGGCCAAGGTCTTCGGTCCGATGGCGTGGATACGCGCGAACATGTTCTCCAGTTGGCTCAACACCCTGCTGACGCTGTTTGCGTTCTATCTGATCTATCTCGTGGTGCCACCGATCCTCAGCTGGGCCATCCTCGATGCCAACTGGGTCGGCACCACTCGCGCCGACTGCACCAAGGACGGCGCCTGCTGGGTGTTCATTCAGCAGCGGTTCGGCCAGTTCATGTACGGCTACTACCCGCCGGAACTGCGCTGGCGCGTGGACCTGACCGTGTGGCTCGCGGTCCTCGGTGCAGCGCCTTTGTTCATCTCGCGTGTGCCGCATAAAGCGATCTACGGGCTGAGCTTCCTGGTGCTGTACCCGATCATTGCATTCATCCTCCTGCACGGCGGCTTCGGCCTGACCAACGTGGCGACCAGCCAATGGGGCGGCCTGATGCTGACCCTGGTGATCGCCACGGTCGGTATCGCCGGTGCCTTGCCGCTGGGGATTGTGCTGGCGCTGGGACGGCGCTCGAACATGCCGGCGATTCGCGTGGTCTGCGTGACCTTCATCGAGTTCTGGCGCGGCGTGCCGTTGATCACGGTGCTGTTCATGTCCTCGGTGATGCTGCCGTTGTTCCTGCCCGAAGGCATGAACTTCGACAAGCTGCTGCGGGCGCTGATCGGCGTGATTCTGTTCCAGTCGGCCTATGTGGCTGAGGTGGTGCGCGGCGGTCTGCAAGCGATCCCCAAAGGTCAGTACGAAGCGGCGGCGGCGATGGGTCTCGGTTACTGGCGTTCGATGGGCCTGGTGATTCTGCCGCAAGCCCTGAAGCTGGTGATTCCCGGCATCGTCAACACCTTCATTGCGCTGTTCAAGGACACCAGTCTGGTGATCATCATCGGTTTGTTTGACCTGCTCAACAGCGTTAAGCAAGCCGCTGCCGATCCGAAATGGCTGGGCATGGCCACCGAAGGCTACGTGTTCGCCGCCCTGGTGTTCTGGATTTTCTGTTTTGGTATGTCGCGCTATTCCATGCATCTGGAACGCAAGCTCGACACTGGCCACAAGCGTTAG